The Longimicrobium sp. genome window below encodes:
- a CDS encoding plastocyanin/azurin family copper-binding protein gives MNRSVRLSLAALATLGVLVSGGCSGGGSGGGGVTNPPGVVEIHATSGNRFSPSTVTIQRGQTVRWIADVSAGHTVTPDNAAQAGAWASANIGSQGDTFEFTFNTAGDFNYHCIPHQGLGMTGVVHVQ, from the coding sequence ATGAATCGCAGTGTCCGTCTTTCCCTCGCCGCGCTGGCCACGCTCGGAGTGCTCGTCTCCGGCGGCTGCAGCGGCGGCGGCTCGGGCGGCGGAGGCGTCACCAACCCGCCGGGGGTGGTGGAGATCCACGCCACCAGCGGCAACCGCTTCTCCCCCAGCACCGTCACCATCCAGCGCGGGCAGACGGTGCGCTGGATCGCCGACGTCAGCGCGGGGCACACGGTGACGCCCGACAACGCCGCGCAGGCCGGCGCCTGGGCCAGCGCGAATATCGGCTCGCAGGGCGACACCTTCGAGTTCACCTTCAACACCGCGGGCGACTTCAACTACCACTGCATCCCCCACCAGGGGCTGGGGATGACGGGCGTGGTCCACGTGCAGTAG